The following are encoded in a window of Lactobacillus acidophilus genomic DNA:
- a CDS encoding 6-carboxytetrahydropterin synthase, with translation MVKIKKNYKITSFLNASFTINYKRETDHKRANTFEIVCFISTNEKFIPFSDFENAIEKVIKPLSNKYLNDLPQFESKFFSTEMLSEYLATEISKELKIIKSKLHRIEVSEDPIRTVCLEVK, from the coding sequence ATGGTAAAAATAAAGAAGAATTACAAGATCACTAGTTTTTTAAACGCTTCATTTACTATAAATTACAAACGAGAAACTGACCATAAACGGGCGAATACATTTGAAATAGTATGCTTTATTTCTACGAATGAGAAATTTATTCCTTTTAGTGATTTTGAAAATGCGATTGAGAAAGTAATCAAACCACTGAGTAATAAGTATTTAAATGATTTACCACAGTTTGAGTCTAAATTCTTTTCAACGGAGATGTTATCAGAATATTTAGCTACTGAAATCAGTAAAGAATTGAAGATAATTAAGAGTAAATTGCATAGAATCGAAGTATCAGAAGATCCTATTAGAACTGTATGTTTAGAAGTGAAATAA
- the slpA gene encoding pore-forming S-layer protein SlpA yields MKKNLRIVSAAAAALLAVAPVAASAVSTVSAATTINASSSAINTNTNAKYDVDVTPSVSAVAANTANNTPAIAGNLTGTISASYNGKTYTANLKADTENATITAAGSTTAVKPAELAAGVAYTVTVNDVSFNFGSENAGKTVTLGSANSNVKFTGTNSDNQTETNVSTLKVKLDQNGVASLTNVSIANVYAINTTDNSNVNFYDVTSGATVTNGAVSVNADNQGQVNVANVVAAINSKYFAAQYADKKLNTRTANTEDAIKAALKDQKIDVNSVGYFKAPHTFTVNVKATSNTNGKSATLPVVVTVPNVAEPTVASVSKRIMHNAYYYDKDAKRVGTDSVKRYNSVSVLPNTTTINGKTYYQVVENGKAVDKYINAANIDGTKRTLKHNAYVYASSKKRANKVVLKKGEVVTTYGASYTFKNGQKYYKIGDNTDKTYVKVANFR; encoded by the coding sequence ATGAAGAAAAATTTAAGAATCGTTAGCGCTGCTGCTGCTGCTTTACTTGCTGTTGCTCCAGTTGCTGCTTCTGCTGTATCTACTGTTAGCGCTGCTACTACTATTAACGCAAGTTCATCAGCAATCAATACCAACACTAATGCTAAGTACGATGTTGATGTAACTCCTAGTGTTTCTGCAGTTGCTGCAAATACTGCTAACAACACTCCAGCTATTGCCGGTAACCTTACTGGTACTATTTCAGCAAGTTACAATGGTAAGACTTATACTGCTAACTTAAAGGCAGATACTGAAAATGCCACTATTACTGCTGCTGGTAGCACTACTGCCGTTAAACCTGCTGAATTAGCTGCAGGTGTGGCTTACACTGTAACTGTTAACGATGTTTCATTTAACTTCGGTTCAGAAAATGCAGGTAAGACTGTTACCCTTGGTTCAGCTAACTCAAATGTAAAATTCACCGGTACAAACAGTGATAATCAAACTGAAACTAATGTTTCTACTTTGAAAGTTAAGTTAGACCAAAACGGTGTTGCTTCACTTACTAATGTTTCAATTGCAAACGTATACGCAATTAACACTACTGATAACAGTAACGTAAACTTCTACGACGTAACTAGTGGTGCTACTGTAACTAACGGTGCCGTTTCAGTTAATGCTGATAACCAAGGTCAAGTTAATGTTGCAAACGTAGTTGCAGCAATTAATTCAAAATACTTTGCAGCACAATACGCAGATAAGAAGTTAAATACTCGTACTGCTAATACTGAAGATGCTATTAAGGCAGCCTTAAAGGACCAAAAGATTGATGTAAACTCAGTAGGTTACTTCAAAGCACCTCATACTTTCACTGTTAACGTTAAAGCAACTTCAAATACTAATGGTAAGTCAGCTACTTTGCCAGTAGTTGTTACTGTTCCTAATGTTGCTGAGCCAACTGTAGCCAGCGTAAGCAAGAGAATTATGCACAACGCATACTACTACGACAAGGACGCTAAGCGTGTTGGTACTGACAGCGTTAAGCGTTACAACTCAGTAAGCGTATTGCCAAACACTACTACTATCAACGGTAAGACTTACTACCAAGTAGTTGAAAACGGTAAGGCTGTTGACAAGTACATCAACGCTGCAAACATCGATGGTACTAAGCGTACTTTGAAGCACAACGCTTACGTTTACGCATCATCAAAGAAGCGTGCTAACAAGGTTGTATTGAAGAAGGGTGAAGTTGTAACTACTTACGGTGCTTCATACACATTCAAGAACGGCCAAAAGTACTACAAGATCGGTGACAACACTGACAAGACTTACGTTAAGGTTGCAAACTTTAGATAA
- a CDS encoding M13 family metallopeptidase, which translates to MSNKVTVRGGAGNILEPKVGTRPQDNLYLAVNSDWLEKAKIPSDRSRIASFDSIDLNVEKSLMKDFADFADGKKEVADVPNLKKAVELYKLARDFKRRDEDGAKPIQADLFLLESISDFADFNLKAADLFKASFSLPFGLDIDADMKNTKINVLQFIGPSTFLPDTTTYKTEAAGKLLEVLKKQSINLLKMAGVSEGQAKEYVEDALKFDKKLSEVVKSSEEWADYPAMYNPTSMEDFEGKIKNFKIDYFLKEALGEVPDRIIVTEPRFLKHFDELMNEENFDEIKGWMIVKFINNVASYLSQDFREASFQFSQALTGQPELQSQEKQAYHLANGLFSEVVGVYYGQTYFGEEAKKDVLTMIRQMIDVYEKRIKENSWLSEETKEKAIVKLRALILKIGYPDKIEEIYNRYNITPASEGGSLYSNVRAADIEQVKYNVEKLHKPVDRSVWLMPANLVNACYDPQRNDLTFPAAILQAPFYDLKQDRAENFGGIGTVIAHEISHAFDNNGAQFDEFGNMKNWWTEEDFAEFKKRTQAEIDLFDGIKYGPVTLNGKQIVSENIADQGGLTAAIKAAKDEGDDLKKLFENFARIWANKQLTESIKTQVSFNVHAPGPERANVQSQCQEDFYEVFDVKETDGMWLDPEKRVVIW; encoded by the coding sequence ATGAGTAATAAAGTGACTGTTCGTGGTGGTGCTGGTAATATCCTCGAACCTAAAGTTGGTACTCGTCCACAAGATAATTTATATTTAGCTGTTAACTCAGACTGGCTTGAGAAGGCTAAGATTCCTTCAGATCGTTCAAGAATTGCTAGTTTTGATAGTATTGATCTTAACGTAGAAAAGAGCTTAATGAAGGATTTCGCAGATTTTGCGGATGGCAAAAAAGAAGTAGCCGATGTACCGAACTTGAAGAAGGCAGTTGAACTATATAAGCTTGCTCGTGACTTTAAGCGTCGTGATGAAGATGGCGCTAAGCCTATTCAAGCTGATTTGTTCTTACTTGAAAGTATCAGTGACTTTGCTGATTTCAACTTGAAGGCTGCTGATTTATTTAAGGCTTCATTTTCATTGCCATTTGGTTTAGATATTGATGCTGATATGAAGAATACTAAGATTAATGTTCTTCAATTTATTGGACCATCAACATTCTTGCCAGATACTACTACTTACAAGACAGAAGCTGCTGGAAAGCTTTTGGAAGTTTTGAAGAAGCAATCAATTAACTTGCTTAAGATGGCTGGCGTTTCTGAAGGTCAAGCTAAGGAATACGTGGAAGATGCCTTAAAATTTGATAAAAAGCTTTCTGAAGTAGTTAAATCATCAGAAGAATGGGCAGATTATCCAGCAATGTATAATCCAACTTCAATGGAAGATTTTGAAGGCAAGATTAAGAACTTCAAGATTGATTACTTCTTGAAGGAAGCTTTAGGTGAAGTTCCTGATAGAATTATTGTTACTGAACCACGTTTCTTGAAACACTTTGATGAATTAATGAATGAAGAAAACTTTGATGAAATTAAGGGTTGGATGATCGTTAAGTTTATTAATAATGTTGCAAGTTACTTGTCACAAGATTTCCGTGAAGCATCATTCCAATTTAGTCAAGCATTGACAGGCCAACCGGAATTACAAAGCCAAGAAAAGCAAGCATATCATTTAGCTAATGGTCTATTCAGCGAAGTAGTCGGTGTTTACTATGGTCAAACATACTTTGGTGAAGAAGCTAAAAAAGATGTTTTAACTATGATTCGCCAAATGATTGATGTTTACGAAAAGCGTATTAAGGAAAATTCATGGCTTTCTGAAGAAACTAAGGAAAAGGCTATTGTTAAGCTTCGTGCATTGATCTTAAAGATTGGTTACCCTGATAAGATTGAAGAAATCTATAATCGCTACAATATAACTCCTGCTAGTGAAGGCGGTAGTCTTTACTCAAACGTAAGAGCAGCTGATATTGAACAAGTTAAATATAACGTTGAAAAGTTACATAAACCAGTTGATCGTAGCGTATGGCTCATGCCAGCCAACTTGGTAAATGCTTGCTATGATCCACAAAGAAATGACTTAACTTTCCCAGCAGCAATTTTGCAAGCACCATTTTATGACTTAAAGCAAGATCGTGCTGAAAACTTTGGTGGAATTGGTACTGTTATTGCTCATGAAATTTCTCATGCCTTTGATAACAATGGTGCACAATTCGATGAATTCGGTAATATGAAGAATTGGTGGACTGAAGAAGACTTCGCTGAATTTAAGAAGCGTACTCAAGCAGAAATCGACTTGTTCGATGGTATTAAATACGGCCCTGTTACTTTGAACGGTAAGCAAATCGTTTCAGAAAATATTGCCGACCAAGGTGGTCTTACTGCAGCTATTAAGGCAGCTAAGGACGAAGGCGATGATTTGAAGAAATTGTTTGAAAACTTTGCTCGTATTTGGGCTAACAAGCAACTTACTGAATCTATTAAGACACAAGTTTCTTTTAATGTTCACGCACCAGGTCCAGAACGTGCAAATGTTCAATCACAATGTCAAGAAGACTTCTATGAAGTATTTGATGTTAAGGAAACTGATGGTATGTGGTTAGATCCAGAAAAACGTGTAGTTATTTGGTAA
- the xrtG gene encoding exosortase family protein XrtG codes for MKSTQTVSAISETSETIPSKQYKNLNLVFKTTPKDLNIIVRTKKKENLKFQLTAGSRKYIVNAQLDKYSFKKKTKHQVDVKITSTEFKRKSTLYKGEFFKTKSKNKKYVYIFLLSVPLKSLDSNLSQSAIMQIEPIISQSRKASITNIGLSTFPIIPVLICLLIMAWIYVLSVLKRAKIFGLYFWVASISTFVILTFLFHQQLSYWMSVCISWVMSVIGNTTHLFTTLVDQNLMYLSSQHNLVQISIDYECSGMLEFLVFECLLIFYPIFSPLEKILRTIEGFLWITGANILRIMLVVLSVKYISTDSISVTNLVVSRIIFYMLTIILYYNVFTKSQIIRGWRNR; via the coding sequence TTGAAATCAACGCAAACAGTTTCAGCAATAAGCGAAACAAGCGAAACTATACCTTCAAAACAATATAAAAATTTAAATTTAGTATTTAAAACTACACCTAAAGATCTAAACATCATTGTTAGAACGAAGAAAAAAGAAAATCTTAAATTTCAGTTGACTGCAGGCTCACGTAAATATATAGTAAACGCTCAGCTTGATAAATATAGTTTTAAGAAAAAAACTAAACATCAGGTAGATGTAAAAATTACATCAACTGAGTTCAAAAGAAAATCCACTTTGTACAAAGGTGAATTTTTCAAAACTAAATCCAAAAATAAAAAATATGTGTATATTTTTTTGTTAAGTGTTCCCCTTAAAAGCTTAGATTCTAATTTATCACAATCTGCAATTATGCAAATAGAACCAATTATTTCACAATCTAGGAAAGCAAGTATAACTAATATAGGATTGAGCACCTTTCCTATCATACCTGTACTAATTTGCTTATTAATAATGGCTTGGATTTATGTATTATCTGTTTTAAAAAGAGCAAAAATATTTGGTCTTTACTTCTGGGTGGCTAGTATCAGTACGTTCGTAATATTGACTTTTTTATTCCATCAACAGTTGTCTTATTGGATGTCTGTATGTATTTCCTGGGTTATGTCTGTTATCGGCAATACTACACATTTATTTACAACACTTGTGGATCAAAATTTAATGTATTTATCCAGTCAACATAATCTGGTTCAGATTAGTATCGATTATGAATGTTCAGGAATGTTAGAATTCCTGGTATTTGAATGCTTGTTAATCTTTTATCCTATTTTTTCACCGTTAGAAAAAATCTTACGCACAATTGAAGGTTTTTTATGGATAACGGGAGCTAATATTCTGCGAATTATGTTAGTTGTTTTAAGCGTGAAATATATTAGTACGGATAGTATTTCTGTTACTAACTTAGTTGTTAGTCGTATTATCTTTTATATGCTGACTATCATTTTGTATTACAACGTGTTTACTAAAAGTCAGATTATCAGAGGTTGGAGGAATAGATAA
- a CDS encoding TIGR03111 family XrtG-associated glycosyltransferase, translating into MYIANLIIQLGFWISWLLVPIIYEFIPAVVGFFSLLMAKRHLKNIKPLKEYPYITLIIPVYNSADTLFNCIKSIKDSSYPEHLIKIIIADNQSTDESYQVYLHARNIFPDLYMNWINTDQGKAKALNAAIYKSIGKYVIHIDSDGILQHDALKNMVTDFENDPSIDALTGTILTRKDLIKKTKNRFLKFVRENEYLEYSQSFLAGRAVESQDNHLFTMSGAFSAFRRDKLLHTNLYNIETVGEDIDMTFQIRYQLHGKVILCPQAIFYVYPLDNLNKLYTQRQRWQRGELETLHMFFESRSIGISNIFSNFIVRRLIMDHTILLLRVIWMFAYLFLIPLGYSVKVIGLSFVLLYFLYILISALNFINIQSFLKNFKSDRRYYLSKFYIIFSLPIYYFVCSFIQVIGIINAMTTPAEWTTRNMTGEVKAFNNIVKRDFTRIFHYGKNKEELQDH; encoded by the coding sequence ATGTATATTGCTAACTTGATTATTCAACTTGGTTTCTGGATATCTTGGCTTTTAGTGCCTATTATTTACGAATTTATTCCAGCTGTCGTAGGATTTTTTAGTCTACTAATGGCTAAACGACACTTGAAGAATATTAAACCTTTAAAAGAGTATCCTTATATTACTCTGATTATTCCAGTGTATAATTCTGCTGATACTTTATTTAATTGTATTAAGTCTATTAAAGATTCAAGCTATCCAGAACACTTGATTAAAATTATTATTGCAGATAATCAAAGTACGGATGAAAGTTATCAAGTATATTTACATGCAAGAAATATTTTCCCTGATCTTTATATGAACTGGATTAATACTGATCAAGGAAAAGCTAAAGCTCTGAATGCAGCAATTTATAAATCAATTGGAAAATATGTAATTCATATTGATAGTGATGGTATTTTGCAACATGATGCTTTGAAAAATATGGTTACAGACTTTGAAAACGATCCTTCAATTGATGCGTTGACTGGAACCATTCTTACTAGAAAAGATTTGATCAAAAAAACAAAGAATCGATTTTTAAAGTTTGTTAGAGAAAATGAATATCTAGAATATAGTCAGTCTTTTTTAGCAGGTCGAGCAGTAGAATCACAAGATAATCATTTATTCACGATGTCAGGGGCTTTTTCAGCGTTTAGACGTGATAAGTTATTGCATACCAATTTGTACAACATTGAAACCGTGGGTGAGGACATTGATATGACTTTCCAAATTAGATATCAATTACATGGTAAAGTAATTCTTTGCCCCCAAGCAATTTTCTATGTTTATCCCTTGGATAATTTGAATAAGCTATATACTCAACGTCAACGCTGGCAGCGCGGGGAGTTAGAGACTCTTCACATGTTCTTCGAAAGTAGATCAATTGGAATATCTAATATTTTCAGTAATTTTATTGTTAGACGATTAATCATGGATCATACAATACTATTATTGAGAGTAATTTGGATGTTTGCATATTTATTCCTTATCCCTTTAGGATATTCAGTTAAGGTTATAGGCTTGTCATTTGTATTACTGTATTTCTTATATATTCTGATCTCTGCATTAAATTTTATTAATATTCAGTCATTCTTAAAGAACTTTAAGTCAGACCGACGGTACTATTTATCGAAGTTTTACATTATTTTTTCACTCCCAATTTATTACTTTGTATGCAGTTTTATTCAAGTAATTGGGATTATCAATGCAATGACTACACCGGCTGAATGGACTACCAGAAATATGACTGGCGAAGTTAAGGCTTTCAATAATATAGTAAAACGAGATTTCACGAGGATTTTTCACTATGGTAAAAATAAAGAAGAATTACAAGATCACTAG
- a CDS encoding iron-sulfur cluster assembly protein — protein sequence MKEEKIKLVDQIMTALQKVIDPELQVDIVNLGLIYGIDIDGDKATIQMTLTISGCPLSDYLQKEIQKAVLSVPEIKTCIVQLVWYPVWSPDRMTQAAKAQLGMQERIEDKEENEKVIDFSVPIKKLAEKYPDFVQIMYDCGFTRIKIPGLLQTVGRVMTIPLGAQAMKIDLNKVKMAFEEKGYKVVE from the coding sequence ATGAAAGAGGAAAAGATTAAATTAGTTGATCAGATCATGACGGCATTGCAAAAGGTGATTGATCCGGAATTACAAGTAGATATTGTGAATTTGGGCTTGATTTATGGAATTGATATTGATGGAGATAAGGCAACTATTCAAATGACTTTGACTATCAGCGGTTGTCCTTTATCTGATTATTTACAAAAAGAAATTCAAAAAGCAGTTCTATCAGTTCCAGAAATTAAAACTTGTATAGTACAATTGGTCTGGTATCCTGTGTGGTCGCCAGATCGGATGACGCAAGCAGCTAAAGCACAATTGGGGATGCAAGAAAGAATAGAGGATAAAGAAGAGAATGAAAAGGTAATTGATTTTTCAGTTCCGATTAAAAAGCTTGCTGAAAAATATCCTGATTTTGTGCAAATTATGTATGATTGTGGCTTTACTAGAATTAAGATTCCCGGCTTACTCCAAACAGTAGGGCGTGTAATGACGATTCCGCTTGGTGCACAAGCAATGAAGATAGACCTAAATAAGGTCAAAATGGCTTTTGAAGAAAAAGGTTATAAGGTGGTTGAATAA
- a CDS encoding DUF438 domain-containing protein: MANLSKERQQALLKILHYIQDGGDFTEAKKMFQESFDKVDVSEITAAERELIAQGLDPRKIQYLCNVHADVFKGNIKENAANPDFATPGHPVNTLKQENVVIKSLVNDYLLPNLKKWEKDHSEQTLSKIKQALSDLATIGKHYARKETSFFPLMTKYGITAPPQVMWGVDDKIRRLIKEANNVVNENDVDPAKLRKIIDEVSHEVLEMIFKEEEIMVPMIDEVASPADWGNVKDEEKQIGYTLINPPMNWKPKEEPKTAGPLSVDHLSSLFINFKEGALNLEQLSAILDLLPFALTFVDENDKVAYFGGGAAIFPHSKNAIGNSVFSCHTPESKPIVEKIFQDLHSGEKKVVTYWFKPKMLGRMLYLRYYAVHNKDGKYLGCLEVAEDITDIQKLSGQKKTEE, from the coding sequence ATGGCAAATTTAAGTAAAGAAAGACAACAAGCACTTCTCAAAATTTTACATTATATTCAAGATGGTGGCGATTTTACTGAAGCAAAGAAAATGTTTCAAGAAAGCTTTGATAAAGTAGATGTATCTGAAATCACCGCAGCTGAACGTGAATTAATTGCCCAGGGTCTTGATCCGCGTAAGATTCAATATTTATGTAACGTGCATGCCGATGTTTTTAAGGGAAATATTAAAGAAAATGCAGCTAATCCGGATTTTGCTACGCCTGGCCATCCAGTTAACACACTCAAGCAAGAAAATGTGGTTATTAAGTCTTTAGTGAATGACTATCTTTTGCCTAATTTGAAAAAATGGGAAAAGGATCATTCTGAACAAACTTTGTCTAAAATCAAGCAGGCCTTATCAGATTTGGCTACGATTGGTAAACACTATGCTAGAAAAGAAACATCATTTTTCCCATTGATGACAAAATATGGAATTACTGCACCACCGCAAGTTATGTGGGGCGTAGATGACAAGATTAGACGACTGATTAAGGAAGCTAATAATGTCGTAAATGAAAATGATGTTGATCCTGCAAAATTGCGTAAAATAATTGATGAAGTTAGTCATGAGGTGCTTGAAATGATCTTCAAAGAAGAAGAGATTATGGTGCCAATGATTGACGAGGTGGCTTCTCCTGCTGATTGGGGAAACGTTAAAGATGAAGAGAAACAAATTGGTTATACTTTAATCAATCCACCAATGAATTGGAAGCCAAAAGAAGAACCTAAAACTGCTGGTCCGCTGTCAGTTGATCATCTTTCCAGTCTATTCATCAACTTTAAAGAAGGAGCACTTAACCTAGAACAATTGTCAGCAATTTTAGACTTATTGCCATTTGCTTTAACTTTTGTTGATGAAAATGATAAGGTGGCTTATTTTGGGGGAGGAGCAGCGATCTTTCCTCATTCTAAAAATGCAATTGGTAATTCAGTCTTTTCCTGTCATACACCTGAGAGTAAGCCAATTGTTGAAAAAATCTTTCAAGATCTTCATTCTGGTGAAAAGAAGGTTGTTACATATTGGTTCAAGCCTAAGATGCTGGGAAGAATGCTCTATTTGCGTTATTATGCAGTGCATAATAAGGATGGTAAGTATCTGGGATGCCTTGAAGTAGCAGAAGACATTACTGACATTCAAAAATTATCTGGTCAAAAGAAGACGGAAGAATAA
- a CDS encoding SLAP domain-containing protein has product MKKNLRIVSAAAALLAVAPVAASAVSTVNAAAVNAIAVGGSATPLPNNSDVQISSSVAGVTTKNGSSYTNGRISGSINASYNGTSYSANFSSSNAGVVVSTPGHTELSGEQINGLEPGSAVTVTLRDGVSFNFGSTNANKTITLAFPKNVSAAGLADANKVSATSETSVDAGKTIQVKTDKNGVVSFGSAQVLNVKVVETSDVRAVSFYDIQTGKTVENGTLSIVAGSNARANVQEIVNAFNAKYQASQLNNANSNANVRLTDNNAQAVATMLRAQNIDVDAQGYFTAPASLSLTFHAESTQNNETAQLPVTVSVTNGKEVTPSTVDSVSKRIMHNAYYYDKDAKRVGTDSVKRYNSVSVLPNTTTINGKAYYQVVENGKAVDKYINAANIDGTKRTLKHNAYVYASSKKRANKVVLKKGEVVTTYGASYTFKNGQKYYKIGDNTDKTYVKVANFR; this is encoded by the coding sequence ATGAAGAAAAATTTAAGAATCGTTAGCGCTGCTGCTGCTTTACTTGCTGTTGCTCCAGTTGCTGCTTCTGCTGTATCTACTGTTAACGCTGCCGCTGTTAATGCTATTGCTGTTGGCGGTTCAGCTACCCCATTACCAAACAACTCAGATGTACAAATTAGTTCATCAGTTGCTGGTGTAACTACTAAGAATGGCTCAAGCTACACTAACGGTAGAATTTCTGGTTCTATCAACGCTTCTTACAACGGTACAAGCTATTCAGCAAACTTTAGTTCATCAAATGCAGGTGTTGTTGTTTCAACTCCAGGCCATACTGAACTTAGTGGTGAACAAATTAACGGTCTTGAACCAGGTAGTGCTGTAACTGTTACTTTAAGAGATGGTGTTTCATTTAACTTTGGTTCAACTAATGCTAACAAGACTATTACTTTAGCATTTCCAAAGAACGTATCAGCTGCTGGTTTAGCTGATGCTAACAAGGTTTCAGCTACTTCAGAAACTTCAGTTGATGCAGGCAAGACTATCCAAGTTAAGACTGACAAGAACGGTGTTGTAAGCTTCGGTTCAGCACAAGTTCTTAACGTTAAGGTTGTTGAAACTAGCGACGTTAGAGCTGTTTCATTCTACGACATCCAAACTGGTAAGACTGTAGAAAACGGTACTCTTTCAATCGTTGCTGGTTCTAACGCACGTGCTAACGTACAAGAAATCGTTAACGCATTTAACGCTAAGTACCAAGCTTCTCAATTGAACAACGCTAACAGCAATGCTAACGTTCGTTTGACTGACAACAACGCTCAAGCTGTTGCTACTATGTTAAGAGCTCAAAACATTGATGTTGATGCACAAGGTTACTTCACTGCACCAGCTTCATTGAGCTTAACTTTCCACGCAGAATCAACTCAAAACAATGAAACTGCACAATTACCAGTAACTGTTTCAGTAACTAACGGTAAGGAAGTTACTCCTTCAACTGTAGACAGCGTAAGCAAGAGAATTATGCACAATGCATACTACTACGACAAGGACGCTAAGCGTGTTGGTACTGACAGCGTTAAGCGTTACAACTCAGTAAGCGTATTGCCAAACACTACTACTATCAACGGTAAGGCTTACTACCAAGTAGTTGAAAACGGCAAGGCAGTTGACAAGTACATCAACGCTGCAAACATCGATGGTACTAAGCGTACTTTGAAGCACAACGCTTACGTTTACGCATCATCAAAGAAACGTGCTAACAAGGTTGTATTGAAGAAGGGTGAAGTTGTAACTACTTACGGTGCTTCATACACATTCAAGAACGGCCAAAAGTACTACAAGATCGGTGACAACACTGACAAGACTTACGTTAAGGTTGCAAACTTTAGATAA
- a CDS encoding MDR family MFS transporter translates to MKKAHGEIQNDEIKLIWLVVGELATWIGASFIWPLTSVYLNKQLHISLSLIGVVLFCNCAGNILGSIIAGRLYDKHDPYPLMLWGLGLDAGVLFLMAAFHGWPEYWIWLTLTGFLGGWNGTLINSVATSLKKHPGRYVFNVLYFSQNLGVVTGTLIVGYLYDYSITLLFVIAALLFVIAFINAVFNYRPIIMFHKERIAKGQSGKSQKIEPMPKRNFIMTMVFFAILGVTWLMYMNWESNLSVYMVSLGIPFHLYSLLWTLNAGIIVVMQGILAKFPNIFKNLFHQIIFGICMFSLSFITLVFAKDFAHFALSMIILTLGESTAFPAIPAYVNDLSPLTSKGKYQGSIMVASGIGRAFGPLFGGLIIDQAGYISFFWVAAIIIAMMIIVMIPTYLKLYKDLKIYK, encoded by the coding sequence ATGAAAAAAGCACATGGAGAAATTCAAAATGATGAAATTAAGTTAATCTGGCTAGTTGTAGGAGAATTAGCTACTTGGATTGGTGCTAGTTTTATTTGGCCATTAACTTCAGTTTATTTAAATAAGCAATTGCACATTAGCTTGTCGCTTATCGGTGTAGTTCTATTCTGCAATTGTGCCGGTAATATTCTCGGCTCAATTATTGCAGGTCGTCTTTATGATAAGCATGACCCGTATCCTTTAATGCTCTGGGGCCTTGGCCTTGATGCGGGCGTTTTATTTCTAATGGCTGCTTTTCATGGCTGGCCAGAATACTGGATTTGGTTAACTTTGACAGGTTTTCTTGGCGGCTGGAATGGTACTTTGATTAATTCTGTTGCCACTAGTTTAAAAAAGCATCCGGGCAGATACGTCTTTAATGTTTTATACTTTTCACAAAATTTGGGTGTGGTAACTGGTACTTTGATTGTGGGTTACCTTTATGACTATTCCATCACACTCTTATTTGTAATTGCGGCACTTTTATTCGTGATTGCCTTTATCAATGCGGTCTTTAATTACCGCCCAATTATTATGTTTCATAAGGAAAGAATTGCTAAAGGTCAAAGCGGTAAGAGTCAAAAGATCGAACCAATGCCCAAGCGCAACTTTATTATGACAATGGTCTTCTTTGCCATACTTGGTGTTACCTGGCTTATGTATATGAACTGGGAATCAAACCTATCAGTTTACATGGTTTCATTAGGCATTCCGTTCCACTTATACAGTCTTCTTTGGACTTTGAATGCTGGAATTATTGTAGTTATGCAGGGAATTTTAGCGAAATTTCCCAATATCTTTAAAAATTTATTCCATCAGATTATCTTCGGGATTTGCATGTTTTCACTATCATTTATTACTTTAGTATTTGCAAAAGATTTTGCTCATTTTGCCTTATCAATGATAATTTTGACTCTCGGTGAATCAACTGCATTTCCTGCTATTCCTGCTTATGTTAATGACTTGTCACCACTAACTAGTAAAGGTAAATATCAAGGATCAATCATGGTGGCTTCTGGGATTGGACGTGCTTTTGGACCATTATTTGGTGGTTTAATTATTGATCAAGCTGGTTATATTTCGTTCTTTTGGGTAGCTGCAATTATTATTGCTATGATGATTATTGTGATGATCCCAACTTATCTAAAATTATATAAGGATTTAAAAATCTACAAATAA